A part of Streptosporangiales bacterium genomic DNA contains:
- a CDS encoding amidohydrolase family protein, which yields MQDAVLIVEDGVVTEVASRAGELPADAVRLDDATVLPGLVDCHVHLPFDASADPVAAILAMPVPAATLQGVRNAQTILRHGVTTVRDVSSPHGISLAIRDAVAQEWVDGPDVRPCGTHLTITGGHGCAFGIEVDSIDQIRTAVRSQIKAGADHLKVMATGGVYSLRQTPEDVQFRRP from the coding sequence GTGCAGGACGCCGTACTCATCGTCGAAGACGGCGTGGTCACCGAGGTGGCCAGCCGAGCCGGTGAGCTGCCGGCCGACGCGGTCCGGCTGGACGACGCGACCGTGCTGCCCGGCCTGGTCGACTGCCACGTCCATCTACCGTTCGACGCGTCCGCCGATCCGGTCGCGGCGATCCTCGCCATGCCCGTGCCCGCGGCGACGTTGCAGGGCGTCAGGAATGCGCAGACGATCCTGCGGCACGGCGTCACCACCGTGCGCGACGTCTCGTCGCCGCACGGCATCTCGCTGGCGATCCGCGATGCGGTGGCGCAGGAGTGGGTCGACGGTCCGGACGTGCGGCCGTGCGGCACGCACCTGACGATCACCGGCGGGCACGGCTGCGCGTTCGGCATCGAGGTGGACAGCATCGACCAGATCCGTACGGCGGTGCGGTCGCAGATCAAGGCAGGCGCCGACCACCTCAAGGTGATGGCCACCGGCGGCGTCTACTCGCTCAGGCAGACGCCT